The Cucumis melo cultivar AY chromosome 9, USDA_Cmelo_AY_1.0, whole genome shotgun sequence genome includes the window TCTGTTTATGTCATCAATCGCCTTCCATCTCAGGTCATACACAATATTTCCCCATTTGAACGACTATACGGTACTCCTCCAACTTACTCTCATCTCAAAGTCTTTGGGTGTGCATGCTTTGTGTTATTACATTCCCATGAACATACCAAACTGGAACCTCGTGCTCGTCTCTGTTGTTTCTTGGGTTATGGCACCGAACATAAAGGTTTTCGTTGTTGGGATCCTATCTCTCAACGATTACGTATTTCTCGCCATGTCACCTTTTGGGAACATCGTATGTTTTCTAGTCTTTCTTCATTTCATGCCTCTCTATCTAGTCCGCACTCATTCTTTACTGATCCTTCTACCCCTCTATTTCCCACTCCTGATTCACCATCCAACACTACATCTTGTCCCCCACTCACATCTGAGCTCACTGAATCGCACACTACCTCCGCACTCCCGGAACTCCCATCTGTCCCCTGTGAGGAACCTGAACATGCACCTGTCCGACGATCCACCCGGGTAAGAGAAACTCCTTCTCATCTCAAAGAGTACCATTGTTTTTCTACTATCATGTCTTTAGTTGAACCCTCCTCGTATAAGGAAGCCAGTACTAACCCTTTGTGGCAGCAAGCAATGGATAATGAACTTCAAGCCTTAGCCAAAACTCACACCTGGGATTATGTTGACCTACCTCCTGGTAAGAAACCTATTGGCTGTAAGtggatttttaaaataaaaacgcACTCTGATGGCTCTATTGAACGATACAAAGCACGTCTTGTTGCTAAAGGATATTCTCAGGAATATGGGATTGATTATGAAGAAACGTTTGCTCCAGTAGCTCGAATGACATCTGTCCGTAGTCTTCTAGCCATTGCAGCTGCAAAACAATGGCCCCTTCTTCAAATGGATGTTAAAAATGCGTTTCTAAATGGAACCCTATCTGAAGAAGTCTATATGAAACCACCACCTGGCACTACTCCACCACCACAGAAAGTATGCCTTCTTCGCCGTGCTCTCTACGGCCTCAAACAGGCTCCTCGAGCTTGGTTTGCAACCTTTAGTTCAACCATTACACAACTCGGGTTCACCTCCAGTTCTCATGATTCCGCCTTATTTACTCGTCAGACGCCTAATGGTATTGTTCTCCTTCTCTTATATGTGGATGACATGATTATTACAGGTGATGACCCTCGAGCCATATCTGATTTGCAATGTTACCTGGGTAAGCATTTTGAGATGAAGGACTTAGGAAATCTCAACTATTTTCTTGGTCTTGAGATCTCCTCATCATCTAGTGGCTACTATTTATCTCAAGCAAAATATGCGTCTGACCTCCTCAATCGATCTGGTATTACTGATTCTGCCACTTTCTCAACACCTCTGGATCCGAATGTGCGTCTCACTCCTTTTGATGGTGTTCTCCTTGAAGATCCCACGTTGTATAGGCAACTAGTTGGCAGCCTAATTTACCTAACTGTGACTCGTCCAGATATTGCGTATGCAGTTCATATTGTTAGTCAGTTCATGGCTGCCCCTCGTACAATTCACTTCACTGCCGTCCTTCGCATTCTTCGCTACATCAAAGGTACTTTGGGTCATGGTCTACAGTTCTCCTCCCAATCCTCCCTGGTTCTCTCTGGTTTCTCTGATGCTGATTGGGCGGGTGATCCTACTGATAGACGGTCTACCACTGGCTATTGCTTCTATCTAGGTGACGCTCTTATCTCCTGGCGAAGTAAGAAACAATCTGTTGTTTCCCGTTCCAGCACAGAGTCTGAATATCGTGCACTGGCTGATGCTACTTCAGAATTAATTTGGCTGCGTTGGCTTCTTACTGATATGGGGGCCCCACAGACATCACCCACTATTCTTCATTGTGATAATCACAGTGCTATTCAGATTGCACACAATGATGTATTCCATGAACGAACAAAGCATATTGAGAATGACTGTCACTTTGTTCGCCACCACCTACAGAGCAACACACTTCATCTCCAACCCATCTCTACCACCGATCAACCTGCGGATATATTCACCAAAGCTCTCCATTCTCCTCGTTTCACTCAGTTAATTCACAAACTCAAGGTGGTCTCGACACTCccatcttgagtttgagggagggtattaATGAAATTAGAGCAAATATCATGGAGAAGATTATGCTCAAATATCATGGAGGAGATTATGCTCAAATATCATGGAGGAGATTATGCTGTATTTAACACTATTATTCTTCCCTTATTTAACCTTAATTTTGTGTATAAATATACATGTATGCTGTAATATTTGATATGAGAAATACAGAAAAATCAATAAAGTTACATTTTTGTTAAGAAGTGGACAAGATGGCTTTGAAACTTGTGTATTAATTAACTTGCTAATCTTGAGATAAAAACAAGTAAGTGATGTGTAAAAATTGTGAATACGAGCactaaaaaaaagaattagtCTATAAATGGAGAttccaatttttaaaatttttcttaattcgatggaagaagaaaagaaaatcaaaataatttaaattccAGCTCATTTTGACTAAACAAACCAATGAATAAATttacccaaaaagaaaaagaaaaaaccattattttatttttaacataaAAACCGATAAATTCGAACAAATTCGAAGACGCATTTCGTGAGACGAAAAACCCCGTAAGTGGCATGACGGTGGGTTTTACCAATGTTTGTTTGTCCCAAGTCAAAAATGACAGGCATGTGCCAGATAAGCCTCACCCCATGTTGATTCGCCACGTGTCGTTTTCTTAAACGGACTGTGACGTAACGTAAACAGACAAACCAATGACGATTGCTCATTGGTTGGAGCTGAGCTGGCGCCTTGATATTTGTTTTTCAAACAAATgtctttttctttacattttgggggtttcttttgttgttaattaattttatggAATTACGACATTGTTTGGACAAAACAGAATAAATCGCATTCCTTTTGTGGGTCCTCACGTTCCCATCTGCCAAACTAATTTCTTCCCTTTTTGATTCAACAAAAATTTCctggatggatggatggattGAAGGGGTCTCTTTCACAATTGACAATAAAATCAAATTCTATTATGTTCTTATTCATACTAACCATTTGTCTTTAATGAATTTGTAAATGAAACTTAAATGTAAGAAATAGGCCAAATGGAAGGTAGAAAGCGTAAGAGCCAAAGAGGTACTTTAATGCGTTTGTGTTTATTAACCAAACCCAAGATTTTCATATTTGCACCAATTGTTGaacaatgataataataaatgaacAAAAATTGGCAATTTCTGTTCTcaagtttaaaattttcattgttCTTGACAGTAACAAGTGGGAACAATGAAACACAATGTGAAAAACTACATCCAAAGGTCAAATATGACCCAAACAAATATATGGTGAGGCCGTGAGGATATATAGAAAACTGCTACTAGGATAAAGTAGTTGTGCCTCTTTCCCCATTTCTTCTTCCAAAGTTCAAGGGGATTCTATCAAAATAACGAGTTTAATGCGAAGTCTAAAATATTGTGTGGATAAAGATTAAGAAACTTCTTCATCTAAAACTTTATAGATGGATGACACAAGTATCCAAAAACACAAGGAGGGAAAATATCACAAACCTTACACAAAAGGTTTTAACTTTGAGGattaaaagtaaaagaagcAACAAAGATTAGAGGGGGCTATAAAGAATAAACATCATAAAAACACCTAAAGGGCAATCAGAAACTCGAGTTCCTTTTATCGCTCACCGTGCGTCAACTGAGGTAAATGAATTTGCGAAACCAGATGGCCGGTTTGGTATGCTGGTTTGTGTATTGTCACCACTGGCAAGGAATGATGATGAAGAGGACATGTCCACATTGCTATTTCCTTCAAATGCCTGCCATTTCCTAAGGGCCTGTGGTAATGAAAGCTCAAGATCAATCCCCAAATTCTCTTCCGAGTCTGGTTCTGTAGGCTTCCAGACATCGACTAGAGAAGAAAGCACATTGACTGCATGACTCATGTCGGGCCGTTGGTATGGCTCTCTTGCACAGCAATGACCAGCCAAGTCTGCAACTGTGCAGATGCTGACAAGGGTCTCCTCGTCTAAGTCGATTGAAGGGTCTATGGCCTTTGAGAAAGTGTCCTTGTTAATGTGCATTCTGCGGAACCATGATACAAGGTGCAAGCTTTCTTCTGGCTGGCTCTCGTCGATTGCTTTTCTACCAGATATCATCTCCATGAGGATCACCCCAAAGCTATAAACATCGACCTTGGTTGTAACTCGTCCAGTTACTGCTCCATCAGCCATTGATGTAGAATAGAATGTTAGTATATATCAACAGAAGATATTGGTTACTAAAAGGCAATTGCTAGGTGGAGAAATATATTGCAACTAAGTATTGTACTTAACTCATTCACAATCCAACATGCATCAGAAAGGCAAAACTTGCTCAAAATATAAACAATAGAATGAAGCAATTGTTTGATATAAAATGTAACTTGGCTGTTTCCTCAGCATGTCATTAACTTGCAACATGGAGTTTCATAGCAAAAAGGACAAGAGAAGTGTACCGGCATATTCAGGGGCAAGATAGCCAAATGTCCCAGCAAGTCTTGTTTCAATCGATGCCTTCCCTTCAGGAGCAAGACGAACCAACCCAAAGTCAGCTACTTTAGCCCGTAAATCATCTCCGAGAAGAATGTTTGATGGTTTCAGATCACGATGGATAAAGCTCTGATGTGCTAAACTATGCAAATACTCAACACCCCTGGCCACATCCAAGACAACAGTCAGCCTTCTTTTCCATTCAAGGGGTTTAATACCTTCTTCTTTCCAGTTAAACAGAAACCTACTAAACGTCCCCTGGGGCATGTATTCGTATACGAGAAGCCGCTCATTTCCATCCAAGCAATACCCAAGAAGTGCAACCAAGTTTCTATGGCGAACCTTAGTAAGAACTGCAATCTCAGCCTTGAATTCATTCAAACCCTTCTCACCTATGACTCCAGACTCCATTCTCTTCACAGCAATCATTGTACCATCGTGCAATTCTCCCTTGTAAACAGTTCCAAAACCCCCTTTCCCCAATATATTTTCAGGGCTAAAATTATTGGTTACACTCCTTAAAACTTGAATCGAGATAACAAGGTTTCCTGCCTCAACTACATGTACGTCACTAGGTCCAGCAATAGGAACTCTGCTGGTTTCAGCCACACTTCCATCGGATCTAGCCTCTGTAATTGTAATCTTCACCGAATTTTGGTCTCCAGAATGACTAGGATGTACCACCACAGTATTTGGACTCTGCACTCTACTGCCATGTCGCTTCTTCCTCTTGCACAAAAAGAAAATCACAGTCCCAACAACAAGAAGACCCACAATAACACCAATTATAGAGCCAACAACCACTCCagtattacttttcttttcatcattACCAGCTGAGTCACCTGATCCGTCGGAGGGCGATCTCCTGGTGGGAGAACCAGGTACGGGAGCACTAGGATTATCTTTCCCAATATCCGGGTTCCCCTGGGTGTTCACAATCACATTCTTCCTGAAGGCTGGAACTTTCCCATGAAGCCTGTTATTGGAGACATCTAATTCTGTAAGACTAGGCATAGTCGCAAGTTCATTCGGTATTGTGCCAGATAGAAAATTGTCGGAGAGAAACAACTTTTGCACGGATGTAAGCAATGAAAAGCTAGGAGAAATAGAGCCTGCAAGACCCATATTCTTGAAGTTAATTACAGTTATGTTTGTAGGGGTGCCAATACATGAAATACCCTTGAAACCCTGACAAGGATCGTTCCCTCCCCAGCCTTGTGCAAAGGCTGTGGGAAAACCCATTGCCTCTGCAACTGATAACAAAGCATTCACTCGAGGATCACATGGTTTACCCGGAGAATCCAAGCAAAACTTGTTCGTTTGTGGTCTCATATCCAGCTGAACATTAGGATCAAAAGCAGGAGTAGGTCCTTGAAGCAAATTATTCGTCAAATTCACAACCATGAGAGATTTCAAATTTACCAAGGATGAAGGAACGATACCCGTAAGCTGATTATCCCTCAAACTCAATTTCGCTAATCCCTGAAGATTAGAGAAATCCGGCAAAGGACCTGAAAACTGGTTCAGATGCAACCAAACCTCCTGCAGATTAGTCATATTTTGCAATATGGCGATTGAACCGTTTAATTTAGAACTACTCTGTTGTCCATTCAGCCAAAGCGACTGAATCGAAGAACCTGCAAGACTTGCTGGTAATTCCCCTTCAAGAAAATTACCCGCCAAATGCAAGTTCCTAAGAGTCGGAAACGTTGCGCCATCAAAAATTTCAGGGATTGTACCGGTTATATTGACACGATTGAACGATATTTCCTGTAACCCAGACgcatctcgaatgttatcaggaATCTGCCACGCCGAGAAGGGATTGTTGTCGATATCTATCGTTTGCAGGGCCGACTTCTTCGCGAAGAAATCAGCCGGCATGGaagtaaaaaaattatcatGCGCTAGAAGTATCTGAAGAGAATCGGCAAGATTAGGGAACGGCCCACCCAACTGGTTGCTCTGTACCTCTAACTGCACTAACGCCGAGAGACTGAAAAGCTCCTTCGGAAGTGATCCTTTGAGGTTTTGATTTCCAATTTGGATTTTAACAACTCGGCTCTGAGAATCACATTTCACATGCTTCCATTGACAGTAATCCGAACCAGTCCATCCAAGAGAACTCGGAGCTCCAATACTATTCTTCAAGAGACTCATCACTGACCCATCACCACCGGCGGCCGGCTGAGCAAAAACAGAGAACCCCAGAAACTGCAGAAACAAGGGGAAAACCAAGAGAAAAACCCCAAAACCCAAATGGGGTTTCCTCATTTTTCAACCTTTTCTCAAAAAAccaagaaacaaaacaaaagggTAGTCACAGAAATCCTCGCCCAGTCGTGAAAccagaagaaaaaagaaagaagaacccAGTATTGTAGGGGAAAATCACATTGAAAAAACAAACCGTAAAGTTTGCATTAAGATGAAAACCCTTTTATCTTTCCTTTACGAAGGCTGATACATCTTTCCTTTTGTTCTTAAGAGAGCAAAGAATGGAGGATAAAACGGCGGAGAGGGAGGGGATTTtaggaagaaaaaggaaagaaaaaagaatgagagAAAAGGAGAGGGCGTTAAAGAAATGAAttaaagaagagagagaaaaaggaaagtgGAAAATGGAGAGAAATGGAAAAAGACGCGTGGGCCAGCTCTGAAAATTTGAAAACAGTAAAGGAGTAATTCTAGGGCAAAAGCTTGGAGGTTGTTTCGATGAGAAAGATAATGCTCGGCTGTCTTCCAAATCATCtaaaacaatatatattatatatattcttttttattttacccCAATTATCAATTTTAACTTACGGGAGTTCAAGGGGCTAATTTGATAATGGTTACtttaatggatttttttttttacattttttaatattttataaatatttttcaatatattttccgttttatgataattttttaaaaatttttattattactttttttctatgaatgcatataatattttaaatcttcTTCCAGTCATGATCCAACAACTTAACAAATAACACGGGTGTCTGAGTCCCTCAACTTTAcatttcttatattttatatatagtgAAATAATATCGCTAAATGTTAGTTCAAGAATAAAACTATTTCTTAGTTTCTTGAACTGAcgcttttttttaattatttttagtaaCTTATAAAGTTTCCATCAATAAAATTTCGAAATAGTTataacaatttttcttttcttttatcgtTAAATGGTTAATTGAGAAGAAAGCATAAAATTTTCAGTTAATTATTTCAAAGTTCtaaattgtaattttttaaaaaatgaaaaattgttgGAGGGTCAGATTAGACCCACGTAGGACTGTGTTTTGGTGTGGATTTGTATGTTTGGATTCTTCTTTGTAAGGTAagattatttcttttttttggaaaatttgTTAAGAGATAATTATGGTAAtaatttgttttcatttttgtttttgtttttgtttttgttttttttttttccttttttgatggTTTCAAAATTCTATCCAACATCCTTATAGGAATAAACTCTCCCATAAGGTTGAAAGAAAAGTTTTTTGCTTTATACACAAAACATATGTTGTTgacaatatatttatatatcaaccatttttatttaaataaaatattgtgaAATTTCCTACTAAAACTAATAGTATATATTAGGTTAAagaatttaattaaaatgtttAAGTATTATGTtcatagttaattaattaattaactaattaactgGAATAGATGTGGTTGGAGACTAATCCTATCTTAAGTGTTGTTTGGCCATTAAGGAGAAGAGTCTTTCTGTTATTTAGTCCAACCATGAACATCTCTATTAAATGGGCTATTTGCCTTATATCTAATAACacaagttaaaaaaaattcattatctATAATGTTTTAGAAGAACTTGTACTGTCCTATTCATTGAcgtatttttttaatcttttattcaCAAAATTTACTTTTGTTC containing:
- the LOC103504530 gene encoding receptor protein kinase TMK1, which translates into the protein MRKPHLGFGVFLLVFPLFLQFLGFSVFAQPAAGGDGSVMSLLKNSIGAPSSLGWTGSDYCQWKHVKCDSQSRVVKIQIGNQNLKGSLPKELFSLSALVQLEVQSNQLGGPFPNLADSLQILLAHDNFFTSMPADFFAKKSALQTIDIDNNPFSAWQIPDNIRDASGLQEISFNRVNITGTIPEIFDGATFPTLRNLHLAGNFLEGELPASLAGSSIQSLWLNGQQSSSKLNGSIAILQNMTNLQEVWLHLNQFSGPLPDFSNLQGLAKLSLRDNQLTGIVPSSLVNLKSLMVVNLTNNLLQGPTPAFDPNVQLDMRPQTNKFCLDSPGKPCDPRVNALLSVAEAMGFPTAFAQGWGGNDPCQGFKGISCIGTPTNITVINFKNMGLAGSISPSFSLLTSVQKLFLSDNFLSGTIPNELATMPSLTELDVSNNRLHGKVPAFRKNVIVNTQGNPDIGKDNPSAPVPGSPTRRSPSDGSGDSAGNDEKKSNTGVVVGSIIGVIVGLLVVGTVIFFLCKRKKRHGSRVQSPNTVVVHPSHSGDQNSVKITITEARSDGSVAETSRVPIAGPSDVHVVEAGNLVISIQVLRSVTNNFSPENILGKGGFGTVYKGELHDGTMIAVKRMESGVIGEKGLNEFKAEIAVLTKVRHRNLVALLGYCLDGNERLLVYEYMPQGTFSRFLFNWKEEGIKPLEWKRRLTVVLDVARGVEYLHSLAHQSFIHRDLKPSNILLGDDLRAKVADFGLVRLAPEGKASIETRLAGTFGYLAPEYAVTGRVTTKVDVYSFGVILMEMISGRKAIDESQPEESLHLVSWFRRMHINKDTFSKAIDPSIDLDEETLVSICTVADLAGHCCAREPYQRPDMSHAVNVLSSLVDVWKPTEPDSEENLGIDLELSLPQALRKWQAFEGNSNVDMSSSSSFLASGDNTQTSIPNRPSGFANSFTSVDAR